The proteins below are encoded in one region of Bacillus vallismortis:
- a CDS encoding alpha/beta-type small acid-soluble spore protein has protein sequence MAQNSQNGNSSNQLLVPGAAQAIDQMKLEIASEFGVNLGADTTSRANGSVGGEITKRLVSFAQQNMGGGQF, from the coding sequence ATGGCACAAAACAGTCAAAACGGTAACAGCAGTAACCAACTTCTAGTACCAGGAGCTGCTCAAGCGATCGACCAAATGAAATTAGAAATCGCTTCTGAATTCGGTGTAAACCTTGGAGCGGACACAACTTCTCGCGCTAACGGTTCTGTTGGAGGAGAGATCACAAAACGTCTTGTATCTTTTGCTCAACAAAACATGGGCGGAGGACAATTCTAA
- the mbcS gene encoding acyl-CoA synthetase MbcS: protein MLKREDLIAPMQYNLVNEMEKFSAAGQKTALLWEDETGKQESWSYEKLMEETNKIGAALADLGFKKGDKVIVMVPRVLEAYAVYLAILKSGMVVIPCSEMLRAKDLEYRIEHAEVKGAIVYSAFIGAFRDVSTADKLIKLSIGENEAGWKNLLSIEADGSQFQTADTTREDMAFLSYTSGTTGQPKGVVHTHGWAFAHLKTSAGAWLDISEKDIVWATAAPGWQKWVWSPFLAVLGSGATGFVYQGRFKAEKYLELLNRYKVNVFCCTPTEYRLMAKVEGLDRYDLSALHSAVSAGEPLNREVIDVFQKHFGIKVRDGYGQTESTLLVGVLKDMDIKPGSMGKPTPGNQVEIIDGDGEICKTGEVGDIAVHLSTPALFKEYYKDPDRMKTQIRGDYFLTGDRAKKDEEGYFWFESRNDDIIISSGYTIGPFEVEDALVKHPEVKECAVVASPDEIRGSIVKAYVVLQDHEKRSDELVKKLQNHVKTITAPYKYPREIEFVESLPKTASAKIRRVELRKREEQLKANKKA, encoded by the coding sequence GTGTTAAAACGAGAAGATTTAATTGCCCCTATGCAATATAATTTAGTCAATGAAATGGAAAAGTTCAGTGCGGCTGGACAAAAAACCGCTCTTCTATGGGAGGATGAGACTGGCAAGCAAGAATCCTGGTCATATGAAAAGCTGATGGAAGAAACAAATAAAATCGGAGCGGCTTTGGCTGACCTTGGATTTAAAAAGGGCGACAAGGTGATTGTAATGGTTCCGCGGGTGCTCGAAGCCTATGCTGTTTATCTGGCTATCCTGAAATCAGGAATGGTTGTCATCCCGTGCTCTGAAATGCTTCGTGCGAAAGATCTTGAATACCGGATAGAACACGCGGAAGTGAAAGGCGCTATTGTCTATTCTGCGTTTATTGGCGCTTTCCGTGATGTCAGTACGGCTGACAAACTGATTAAGCTGTCTATTGGCGAAAACGAGGCCGGCTGGAAAAATCTCTTATCGATTGAAGCGGACGGAAGCCAATTTCAAACGGCTGACACAACTAGAGAAGATATGGCATTCTTATCTTACACCTCCGGAACAACAGGTCAGCCTAAAGGTGTTGTACATACGCACGGTTGGGCATTTGCTCATTTAAAAACATCTGCCGGCGCTTGGCTTGATATTTCTGAAAAGGATATCGTCTGGGCGACTGCTGCCCCAGGCTGGCAAAAGTGGGTGTGGAGCCCATTTTTAGCGGTGCTCGGCAGCGGAGCAACGGGTTTTGTGTACCAAGGCAGATTCAAAGCAGAAAAATATTTAGAACTTCTAAACCGCTACAAAGTCAATGTCTTCTGCTGTACGCCGACGGAATACCGCTTAATGGCGAAGGTCGAAGGCTTGGACCGCTATGACCTTTCTGCCCTGCACAGCGCCGTTTCTGCAGGCGAGCCGCTCAACCGTGAAGTCATTGATGTGTTCCAAAAGCACTTCGGCATTAAAGTTCGGGACGGATACGGCCAAACAGAAAGCACGCTTTTAGTCGGTGTCTTAAAAGACATGGATATTAAACCAGGAAGCATGGGAAAACCGACACCGGGAAATCAGGTGGAGATCATTGATGGAGACGGTGAAATCTGTAAAACTGGCGAAGTTGGCGATATCGCTGTCCACCTTAGCACGCCGGCACTCTTTAAAGAATATTACAAAGATCCGGACAGAATGAAGACACAAATTCGCGGTGATTATTTCCTAACAGGAGACAGAGCAAAAAAAGACGAGGAAGGTTATTTCTGGTTTGAAAGCCGAAATGACGATATCATCATCAGCTCCGGCTACACGATCGGGCCATTCGAAGTGGAAGACGCGCTCGTTAAGCACCCTGAAGTAAAAGAATGTGCTGTTGTTGCAAGCCCTGATGAAATCAGAGGCTCGATCGTTAAGGCGTACGTTGTCCTGCAAGATCATGAAAAACGCAGTGATGAGCTTGTCAAAAAGCTGCAAAACCATGTGAAGACCATCACGGCTCCATACAAATATCCTAGAGAAATTGAATTTGTGGAGAGCCTGCCGAAAACGGCTTCTGCAAAAATCAGACGCGTGGAATTAAGAAAACGTGAAGAACAGCTCAAAGCCAATAAAAAGGCGTAG
- a CDS encoding amidohydrolase: protein MKAIWHGGFIYTMLEEGDRTEAVYVEDGVIKGTGSYEHLKKKYGSRETEEISLNGAVMFPGFVDSHLHLIGHGEKQLQLDLSALTSKEAIVQAVKERERQCPEGDWLIGEGWNENQFETPDYLTKHDLDRLFPERPVLLKRICRHALTVNSAALQAAGITRHTPDPDGGVIVKDANGEPTGLLFDKAQDLILKAVPPVSQQYVDEALTAAIKDCWSKGLTGGHSEDLSYYGDVSVPIKAYEKAAASGRYPFRCHLLVHHEAVDRWERLEQPSGPYVEFGAMKIFADGALGGRTALLKEPYHDDPSTNGVQVHDDETLGRLIRKAREKGMEVAVHVIGDLAFEKVLNAIEKHPPKSGRHDRLIHAQVLNDELIEKAARMPIALDLQPHFVASDFPWVIDRLGKDRMNTAFAWKTLLSKGMLCAGGSDAPIEPVDPLLGIQSAVLRKSSHEKNGPSYHESECLTVYEAIELYTKGSAGIIYKEKSRGKIAEGYDADFTVLSDDPFIIDPAQLHLLDINKTVINGQIVYEKS from the coding sequence GTGAAGGCGATATGGCACGGCGGTTTCATTTATACGATGCTCGAAGAAGGCGATCGTACAGAGGCGGTTTATGTTGAGGATGGTGTCATAAAAGGCACTGGGAGCTATGAGCATCTGAAGAAAAAGTACGGGTCTCGGGAAACAGAAGAAATCAGTCTGAACGGGGCAGTGATGTTTCCCGGATTTGTCGACAGCCATTTACATTTAATCGGTCACGGTGAGAAACAGCTTCAGCTTGATCTGTCTGCGCTGACGTCTAAAGAAGCTATTGTACAGGCAGTGAAGGAAAGAGAACGGCAGTGCCCTGAGGGCGATTGGCTCATTGGAGAAGGATGGAATGAAAATCAATTTGAGACACCGGACTATTTGACAAAGCATGATCTTGACCGTTTATTTCCAGAGAGGCCCGTCTTGCTTAAGCGAATATGCCGGCATGCGCTGACTGTTAATTCTGCGGCTCTTCAAGCGGCAGGGATTACAAGACACACTCCTGACCCTGACGGAGGGGTCATCGTAAAAGATGCAAATGGTGAGCCGACCGGGCTTCTGTTTGACAAGGCGCAGGATCTCATTCTGAAGGCTGTCCCGCCAGTCTCCCAGCAATATGTTGATGAGGCGCTTACAGCTGCAATAAAAGACTGCTGGTCAAAAGGCCTGACGGGGGGACATTCGGAAGACTTGTCCTATTATGGTGATGTGTCGGTGCCGATAAAAGCTTATGAGAAAGCTGCCGCAAGCGGAAGGTATCCGTTTCGCTGTCATTTGCTCGTTCATCATGAAGCGGTCGATCGCTGGGAGCGTCTGGAGCAGCCGTCGGGCCCGTATGTGGAATTCGGTGCGATGAAAATTTTTGCTGACGGGGCGCTTGGCGGAAGAACAGCTTTATTGAAAGAACCATATCACGACGATCCATCCACTAATGGTGTTCAAGTTCATGATGACGAAACCCTTGGCCGGCTCATTCGAAAAGCGAGAGAAAAAGGCATGGAGGTTGCCGTTCATGTAATCGGCGATCTTGCGTTTGAAAAAGTGCTGAACGCAATTGAAAAGCATCCGCCAAAAAGCGGCCGGCATGATCGGCTCATTCACGCTCAGGTGCTCAATGATGAATTAATCGAAAAAGCGGCACGCATGCCGATCGCGCTTGACCTTCAGCCCCATTTCGTCGCCAGTGATTTTCCGTGGGTCATTGACCGTCTTGGAAAAGACCGAATGAACACAGCCTTTGCGTGGAAAACGCTGCTGTCTAAAGGCATGTTATGCGCGGGAGGCTCAGACGCCCCGATTGAGCCTGTTGACCCGCTTCTTGGCATTCAATCGGCGGTGCTCCGGAAAAGCAGCCATGAGAAGAACGGGCCGAGCTATCATGAAAGCGAATGTTTAACGGTGTATGAAGCGATTGAGCTCTACACAAAAGGAAGCGCCGGGATCATTTATAAAGAGAAGTCACGAGGGAAAATTGCAGAGGGCTATGATGCGGATTTTACGGTTCTCAGCGATGACCCATTTATAATTGACCCTGCACAGCTTCATCTTTTGGACATTAACAAGACGGTAATCAACGGCCAAATTGTATATGAGAAATCATAA